One region of Triticum aestivum cultivar Chinese Spring chromosome 6B, IWGSC CS RefSeq v2.1, whole genome shotgun sequence genomic DNA includes:
- the LOC123134653 gene encoding WAT1-related protein At1g44800 gives MGMGWKVLSDVKPYLAMVLLQVGFAGMYIVAVASLKRGMSHFVLVVYRNLVATAVMAPFALYFERGLRPKMTITIFLKIMGLAFLEPVLDQNLYYMGAKLTSAGFAAALINILPAVTFVLALILRMEKVRLRSLHSQAKIAGTVLTVAGAVLMILYHGPAVQFPWTNGQHHAGSAAAGADAAAWLKGTIMVIAACVAWSCFFVLQSSTLRDYPSELSLTVLICGVGSVMSTGVALVAERANTQAWVIGFDARLFTAVYAGIVCSGVAYYVQGIVSKQRGPVFVTAFNPLCMIITAVMGSIILKEEITLGSVIGAVIIVVGLYFLIWGKSKDKVNQVSDDFIAGSSKGAGELPLTSVTNGNGKQHELGDGKFNGSYVLNVETPATNGNY, from the exons ATGGGCATGGGATGGAAAGTTCTGAGCGATGTGAAGCCATACCTGGCGATGGTGCTGCTGCAGGTGGGGTTCGCCGGGATGTACATCGTCGCCGTGGCGTCCCTCAAGCGCGGGATGAGCCACTTCGTGCTCGTTGTCTACCGGAACCTCGTCGCCACCGCTGTCATGGCGCCCTTCGCCCTCTACTTCGAGAG GGGACTGAGGCCAAAGATGACAATTACCATCTTCCTCAAGATCATGGGGCTCGCATTCCTCGA GCCTGTGCTTGATCAGAACCTCTACTACATGGGCGCGAAGCTGACCTCGGCGGGGTTCGCGGCCGCGCTGATCAACATCCTCCCGGCCGTCACCTTCGTGCTGGCGCTCATCCTGCGCATGGAGAAGGTGCGGCTGCGGAGCCTGCACAGCCAGGCCAAGATCGCCGGCACGGTCCTCACAGTGGCCGGCGCCGTGCTCATGATCCTCTACCACGGCCCCGCCGTGCAGTTCCCCTGGACCAATGGCCAGCACCACGCCGGCAGTGCGGCCGCCGGCGCCGATGCAGCGGCGTGGCTAAAGGGGACCATCATGGTCATCGCCGCCTGCGTGGCCTGGTCGTGCTTCTTCGTCCTCCAGTCCAGCACGCTCCGGGACTACCCGTCGGAGCTGTCCCTCACGGTGCTCATCTGTGGTGTGGGCTCGGTGATGAGCACCGGCGTCGCCCTCGTCGCCGAGCGTGCCAACACCCAGGCGTGGGTCATCGGCTTCGACGCCCGCCTCTTCACCGCCGTCTACGCTGGCATAGTGTGCTCCGGCGTGGCGTACTACGTGCAGGGCATCGTGTCTAAGCAAAGGGGCCCGGTGTTCGTGACGGCCTTCAACCCGCTCTGCATGATCATTACCGCCGTCATGGGCTCCATCATTCTCAAGGAGGAGATCACTCTCGGAAG TGTGATTGGTGCAGTGATCATCGTGGTAGGGCTCTACTTTCTCATATGGGGCAAGAGCAAGGACAAAGTCAACCAAGTCTCCGACGACTTCATAGCCGGTAGTAGCAAGGGCGCCGGTGAGCTGCCCTTAACCTCGGTGACTAACGGCAACGGCAAGCAGCACGAGCTCGGGGACGGCAAGTTCAACGGCAGCTACGTGTTGAACGTCGAGACGCCGGCGACCAATGGCAACTACTAG